The region GGGGTCTACTGACCAAGACGCGAGTACAGCATGTACAACGCCATTTGGTTGCACTCCTGTGTGCCTGTAATGGTGACAAGACGCTCGTTGCTGTTATCGGTGGGCTCGTTGATTTTGATGACGCTTCCACTAAGTTGGCGAATCTCATTGATCTTCGCACCGCCCTTGCCGATGATGGCACCGACCATGTCGTTGGGGATGAAGATCTGCTGTGTCAAAGGTTGGCCGGGCATTGCACCAACCGCTGCGTGAGGAGCAGCTCCACCGTGCGCAACGGGAGCTGCGGCAGGATGAGCTCCGTATGGAGTAGGTGCAGCCGGGCCACCGTACGGACCGCGGCTAGGCGAGCCAGCTCCATAAGGCATGTTAGGATGCCCATAGGGCGACTGCTGAGGGGGCTGTCCGTGCATGTGAGGCGCGCCATATCCACCGTGAGCGGGGGTGCGCTGAGGGGGTTCTTGGCGGCGAAAGTTTTGTGGGTGAGAGTACTGACCTCCAGCAGGCTGGGGAACGTATGGCTGGACGGACATGCCGCCTGGGACTACGTTGGCCGCCATTCCGCTACGTGTGGCATATTGGGAGGCAGCGGGACCGCCGAATCGCTCGGTCAGCTGCTCGACCAGTGTCTGCGCAACATAGTACACAGCAATGTGCACAGCGTCAGCAACACCCAGAACGATCAACGAGCGCTCGCCAGAGTTGGGGAGGAGGGTGTCAGATGCGTTCAACTTAGCATTGGAGGCCTCCTGGATCTCGCGGATGCGAACACCGGCCTTGCCAATGATGGAGCCGATTAGAATGTGGGGGATAAGCAGACGCATGGGGTACGCCTTGGAAGTGGAAGTGGAAGGGGTCTCGAGGTCCTCTTGGTTTAGAGTGCGCACAATGAGACCGAAGGCTTTGGACACAGCATCAACTTGGCCGCTTACAGTAAGGATGCGTTCGACAGCGCCCCGAGAGTAGTCGCTAACGGTGCACTTGGCGCCAGACAGACGACGGATCTGAGTCACATTCTCTCCGCCCTTGCCGATGATGGTAGCTGCCTCGCTGGTGCCAATGCAAGCGCGCACATGCAGCCAGTTGGTCTCGTCTACCTGCTGGTTCTGGTTTACAGGCCGGCCATTGGCGCCCGACGTGGACTGAATAGGCTGGGTCTCGAGGATGGAAGGCGCGTCAGGGACAACAGTGTCCGTCTGGGTGGTCTCGGCGCCATTCTCCAGGGCAGCGCCGGCTACGTCATGCGCGTCGTCCTTGAGGCCCTCGGTGGCAATGTCGTCTGCTTTTACGGGCTGGGCAATATCAATGTCGTCTGCGATGGAGGCGTCCTCCTTGACCATTTTGTCGAGAGCCGGGCGCTTGGCATCGGGCTGGTCGTTGGGTCCGGCAGGCGACGACGGCTCCTCAAGCGGGCGCTTGGCCGACGAAGCTGCGATGGTGGGTGATGCAGACATGGCTCCTGTAGATGAGTTCTTGAATCTTTACGGGTATATGCGCTTTCACAGTCGACAAGCGCGTAAACGCGAGGTGGAGACTTTTGTTCAATTGATCTCGATTATTGTGCGACTTATGTACAGCGGGGGCTGAAAGAAAGCGTGCTGTGAGGGCGGACGGGAGGGAGTCGCGACAGTGCGGTGAAGGTGCGTGGAGGAGAGGTCGCCGGGAGCTTGAATAGAGTTTGGAGCGTGCAGATGGTGCAGTGGTCGGAGAAGGGAGCCTCGGAGAAGCGAGGGGTcgaggatgatgatgctTGTGATGGAGCAGGAGAGTCGGAAAGGGTGTGGGTGTGTTGTGTGTTGTGTGCTTCTGGGGCGACGAGACGTCGAGAGATGAAGAAACTGGCCCAAGTAAAGAAAGCTCGCCCGTCAAACCTTCTCGGCTCAATCCGGCGTATTAGAGGCGGAGAGCTCGAGCTGCGCGCCTTCCTCGTCAACTGAGATGCAACTGTAGTGGAAGGGGTGATGGGGTAAGAGCAGTGCGTGATAGCAGAGAGCAGCGGCGAGTTGCGTGAGGGAGAGGGAGCGCAAGCGGTGCAAAAGGAAGCTATCGCGGGGAGATCGGCGCGAGCCTTGGCATATCACGTGTGTGAGAGGCAGCAACAGTAGCGCGGGTTTGCGCACTGCAACACAGCAGGCGAGAGAGGGAGAGGTTCCTTTCACCGCAGTGAACGTGAAGGTAGCGAATTGGGCTGAGTGGCTGAGCGGTGACGTGACCCCAGATCAGGCCTGTTAGTTAGCGAGTGGTGACCCGTACCATAACACGGTCCAATATCAAAGAGATGGCGCAACGCGAAACCCTCGACAAGATACAAGAGTATGCCAGAGAAGCTCGTAAGCGGCAGATCGAGGTAGTCGACTTTGACGCGTCCGGCACCGAAGCTCGTCTGTCGCAAACAGTGAAGGAGCTCCAGGCACGCGTTCAGGAACAACAAGCAGCCCTGGACAAGGTACGACCCATACTCAGTCTCGCCGAATCTTATTAACTCACTTCAGTTGAGATCGGAATCTAGTGTTGATCTGAATTCTGTAGCATACGCGTCAGACGATTCACGTCAAAAATTGCAGCAACTCATCGCAGTCAAAGACGCGTATAGGCGTCTGAAGCCAACAGCAACATACCTTCCTGGAAAAGGGTCGCCTCTCCCTTCCTTGCTAGCAGCACGTACACTGCAGAAAAATATCCAAGGAACCAAGGAAGCCATCGCCGATGTCAAGTCTGAACTCAACGCAAAGGAAGCTACCCTCCGGAGAGAGGAAGCCAACCTCCACGATGCCAATCAGCTCACCCAGGCCATGGAAGCCCGAATTGAACGTCTACGCGCTCAGCATATAGACCGTTCTCAAAAGACTCCCGCTCAGCTCGCGCGTGAACTCATCGCAGCAAAGCGCGCGCAAAAGGATGCCTATGATGCAGATATGCAACGCTTAGGCCAAGCCATGAACGACTTCATCAACGACTTTCTCTCCAACATGCTTGCAGCAGAAGAGCTGGGTGGACCTGTAGTTGGCGACATGCTTGACGTCGAAGACGACACACTGGCCGCCGGCTTCACGAAAAAGGGACGCGCAAAATCGACCAAGAAGCCCGTCTCAGACAAGACACGACAGCGCAGAATCGATCAAATCTGGGGCAAGAAGACTGCTACTACCGCTGAAGAGGAGGAAAAGGAACCACCGACTGAGGCTGAAGCTGCCGATGCGGAAATGCGACAGTTGATTGAGAACCTGTTTGCTACATTGGTAGGACCGGGTGGTGGAAAAGCTTACTTTCAGCTCGAGAGGGATTCTGCGGCTTCGAGGTTTTTGGTCAGAGCAAAGATTGCGCAGTTTCATCCTAGAGACGCGAGGAAGTTGCGATTGATTGACTTTGGGCGAGAGTTGGATGATTGAGATTGAAGGCACTTGAGTGATTTCTGTATCTTCTCTGAAAGAAGTTGTTGGAAGATGTTGGAAGACGGTAGACCTGCTCCTAGAGATGGCAGTTCAGGTTCTCTACCAGAAGCATTATTCAAAGGCGGTCTTGTCGAGGGCGTCCCTTACATGTTTCCCTCCAACATGGCTTTTCCACAATCACCCTTACACGCATCGCTCTCATAGTTCTGCTCAAACCATTTGCGAACTCCTCTCCTATATGGGTTGTAGTATTATCACATACAAACACATATTCACACTAACCATCGATTTGTGTCCCTCCCAAATAACTCCCCAACGTGAACTCAATCAATACTTCCTCTTGAACCCCTCTCGCAGCAACTTCCTCGAAGAACTCTCACATCCCCTCCATCACCAAGCCCTTGATCCCTCCACCTGTGGCTGTGCACTCCACTCCACAGCCAAGCACCCCAAGCCCACACTTACCATCCGATTACCCTCTTAGCCCATCCTTCCACGCGTACACCTTCCCCTCCTACAGCGCCCT is a window of Pyrenophora tritici-repentis strain M4 chromosome 2, whole genome shotgun sequence DNA encoding:
- a CDS encoding PBP1, Protein interacting with poly(A)-binding protein translates to MSASPTIAASSAKRPLEEPSSPAGPNDQPDAKRPALDKMVKEDASIADDIDIAQPVKADDIATEGLKDDAHDVAGAALENGAETTQTDTVVPDAPSILETQPIQSTSGANGRPVNQNQQVDETNWLHVRACIGTSEAATIIGKGGENVTQIRRLSGAKCTVSDYSRGAVERILTVSGQVDAVSKAFGLIVRTLNQEDLETPSTSTSKAYPMRLLIPHILIGSIIGKAGVRIREIQEASNAKLNASDTLLPNSGERSLIVLGVADAVHIAVYYVAQTLVEQLTERFGGPAASQYATRSGMAANVVPGGMSVQPYVPQPAGGQYSHPQNFRRQEPPQRTPAHGGYGAPHMHGQPPQQSPYGHPNMPYGAGSPSRGPYGGPAAPTPYGAHPAAAPVAHGGAAPHAAVGAMPGQPLTQQIFIPNDMVGAIIGKGGAKINEIRQLSGSVIKINEPTDNSNERLVTITGTQECNQMALYMLYSRLGQ
- a CDS encoding MscS-porin multi-domain protein, producing the protein MAQRETLDKIQEYAREARKRQIEVVDFDASGTEARLSQTVKELQARVQEQQAALDKLRSESSVDLNSVAYASDDSRQKLQQLIAVKDAYRRLKPTATYLPGKGSPLPSLLAARTLQKNIQGTKEAIADVKSELNAKEATLRREEANLHDANQLTQAMEARIERLRAQHIDRSQKTPAQLARELIAAKRAQKDAYDADMQRLGQAMNDFINDFLSNMLAAEELGGPVVGDMLDVEDDTLAAGFTKKGRAKSTKKPVSDKTRQRRIDQIWGKKTATTAEEEEKEPPTEAEAADAEMRQLIENLFATLVGPGGGKAYFQLERDSAASRFLVRAKIAQFHPRDARKLRLIDFGRELDD